Proteins found in one Acidobacteriota bacterium genomic segment:
- a CDS encoding DUF58 domain-containing protein has product MNESLSQSLRRGEAAGMRYRLALDLPRSWGRAGSYLAKRAGSSREFHDHREYLPGDDLRHIDWSAYARSDRLIVKLFQEEVSPHLDLLLDASRSMDLEDSLKASVATGMAALLAQAASNAGYSYRPWMAARTCLPLGSLNEPSALWQDLEFNADTPLDQALQNGLPEWRPQGLRVLVSDLLWPGDPIRTLRLMGRGAARLAVIQVLAREDVDPQAYGNIRLLDRESGKTREMRVDASVLRGYRRGLTRHRDAWQAACRQSAAPMVTLVAEEVVEAGWRLDDLVAAQILEAA; this is encoded by the coding sequence ATGAATGAAAGTCTCAGCCAGTCTTTGCGCCGGGGAGAAGCAGCCGGCATGCGCTACCGCCTGGCCCTCGACCTTCCGCGCTCCTGGGGCAGGGCAGGGAGCTATCTGGCCAAGCGGGCCGGATCTTCGCGCGAGTTCCATGATCATCGCGAGTACCTGCCGGGCGACGACTTGCGCCACATCGACTGGAGTGCCTACGCCCGCAGCGACCGTCTCATCGTCAAGCTCTTTCAGGAAGAAGTCAGCCCTCACCTCGATCTCCTGCTGGACGCCTCGCGGTCCATGGACCTAGAGGACAGCCTCAAGGCCTCGGTGGCAACGGGCATGGCCGCTCTGCTGGCTCAGGCCGCCTCCAACGCCGGCTACTCCTACCGTCCCTGGATGGCGGCAAGAACCTGCCTTCCGCTGGGAAGTCTGAATGAGCCCAGCGCCCTCTGGCAGGACCTGGAGTTCAATGCCGACACGCCTCTCGACCAGGCGCTGCAAAACGGACTCCCCGAGTGGAGGCCGCAAGGGTTGCGGGTGCTGGTCAGCGACCTCCTCTGGCCGGGAGATCCCATTCGGACGCTGCGCCTGATGGGCCGGGGAGCGGCGCGCCTGGCCGTCATTCAGGTGCTGGCCCGGGAGGACGTCGATCCCCAGGCCTACGGCAACATTCGCCTGCTCGATCGGGAAAGCGGGAAAACGCGGGAGATGCGCGTCGACGCCTCGGTGCTGCGCGGCTACCGACGCGGCCTGACCCGTCACCGGGACGCCTGGCAAGCCGCCTGCCGCCAGAGCGCCGCCCCCATGGTGACCCTGGTGGCCGAAGAGGTGGTGGAAGCGGGCTGGCGGCTGGATGACCTGGTGGCCGCCCAGATCCTGGAGGCCGCCTGA
- a CDS encoding response regulator, translating into MRVLIVDDEPPARRKLRRFLSDEEDFEVVGEASSGTEAVDAIRRLRPQAVFLDIQMPEMDGFEVLRELHRELDPAAQEAADLLPRIVFVTAYDQFALKAFEVAALDYLLKPYDRQRLRQALQRLRREARQPNAGKVQEGLQELLSHLRRERQHPQRLMVRSQGRVRFIRVEEIDWIGAAGNYAEIHQGSRTHLLRETLSNLEERLDPRHFVRVHRSAIVNLEQVREVHPYSKNDYVVVLASGEKVRMSRNYRQRLEEAADFP; encoded by the coding sequence ATGCGTGTCTTGATCGTGGATGATGAGCCGCCGGCGCGGCGCAAGCTGCGCAGGTTCCTCTCCGATGAAGAGGACTTCGAGGTGGTGGGAGAAGCTTCCTCGGGGACAGAGGCGGTGGACGCTATCCGGCGCCTGCGTCCCCAGGCCGTCTTCCTCGACATCCAGATGCCCGAGATGGACGGGTTCGAGGTGCTGCGGGAGTTGCACCGCGAACTCGATCCCGCTGCGCAGGAAGCGGCCGATCTGCTCCCGCGCATCGTCTTCGTGACGGCTTACGACCAGTTCGCGCTCAAGGCCTTCGAGGTGGCGGCGCTGGATTATCTGCTCAAGCCCTACGACCGCCAACGACTTCGCCAAGCCTTGCAACGCCTGCGACGCGAAGCCCGACAACCTAACGCCGGGAAGGTCCAGGAGGGCCTGCAGGAATTGCTGAGCCATCTGCGGCGTGAGCGACAGCACCCTCAGCGCCTCATGGTCCGCTCTCAGGGGCGGGTGCGCTTCATCAGGGTGGAGGAGATCGATTGGATCGGAGCCGCCGGCAATTACGCCGAGATCCACCAGGGTTCGCGCACTCACCTGCTGCGCGAAACCCTGTCCAACCTGGAAGAGCGCCTCGATCCCAGGCACTTCGTCAGGGTCCACCGTTCGGCCATCGTCAACCTCGAGCAGGTGCGCGAGGTCCATCCCTACTCCAAGAACGACTATGTGGTGGTGCTGGCTTCGGGCGAGAAGGTTCGCATGAGCCGCAATTATCGCCAGAGGCTGGAAGAGGCAGCCGACTTCCCCTGA
- a CDS encoding ABC transporter ATP-binding protein produces the protein MIVEVQDLKRYFGDIKAVDGVSFSFSSGRIAAFVGPNGAGKTTTMRILATLDEPTGGDVLIDGVSVLEDPEVTRRAVGFVPDALPSHSDISVHDYLDFFARAFDFRGSDRRRVVDEIAHFTGLGKLPQRKISALSKGMKQRLSVARALIHDPPVLVLDEPASGLDPRARVELRELLKVLAEKGKAILFSSHILSELSEICDDAVIIEQGRLLRSGAVDLEAEEDQLASQVYLRVLERSEELLESLLQTARVEQAVPAGRGIEVVLEGGQEECAQLLAQLVSQGWRIVEFRHRKTDLEKVFMDITRGEVQ, from the coding sequence ATGATCGTCGAGGTGCAGGACCTCAAGCGCTACTTCGGCGACATCAAAGCCGTCGACGGCGTGAGCTTCTCTTTCTCTTCCGGCCGCATCGCCGCCTTCGTAGGACCCAACGGCGCCGGCAAGACCACTACCATGCGCATCCTGGCCACACTCGACGAGCCCACCGGCGGGGACGTGCTCATCGACGGCGTCTCCGTTCTGGAAGATCCCGAAGTGACCCGGCGCGCCGTAGGATTCGTTCCCGACGCCTTGCCCTCGCACAGCGACATCTCCGTCCATGACTACCTGGATTTCTTTGCCAGGGCCTTCGACTTCCGGGGATCGGACCGCCGCCGGGTGGTGGACGAGATCGCGCATTTCACGGGTCTGGGAAAGCTGCCTCAGCGCAAGATCTCGGCGCTCTCCAAAGGCATGAAGCAGCGCCTCAGCGTGGCACGGGCCTTGATTCACGATCCGCCCGTGCTGGTCCTGGACGAGCCCGCCTCGGGACTCGACCCGCGCGCCAGAGTGGAACTGCGCGAACTGCTGAAAGTGTTGGCCGAGAAGGGCAAGGCCATACTTTTCAGCTCTCACATCCTCAGCGAACTGTCGGAGATCTGCGACGATGCCGTCATCATCGAGCAAGGACGCTTGCTGCGCTCCGGCGCGGTCGACCTGGAGGCGGAGGAGGACCAACTGGCCTCCCAGGTCTACCTGCGGGTGCTGGAGCGGAGCGAAGAACTGCTGGAATCGCTGCTGCAGACGGCACGCGTGGAACAAGCCGTCCCGGCCGGACGCGGAATCGAAGTGGTTCTGGAAGGCGGGCAGGAAGAATGCGCCCAACTCCTGGCCCAATTGGTCTCCCAAGGCTGGCGCATCGTGGAGTTTCGCCACCGCAAGACCGACCTTGAGAAGGTCTTCATGGACATTACCCGCGGGGAGGTGCAATGA
- a CDS encoding BatA domain-containing protein translates to MLFQPWGLLILAGVPALLAIYFLQRRLRRRQVSSLMLWTTPRLPQQGGRKWRRLRTPPPFWLELLIIALLALAAASPHFKLSENRRPLAVVLDDSFSMRAGEPQSPRERALQALLEEAGGGRHAPFHLVLAGQEASLLARDLENEEQLEQELASWKCQASRADLPSGIALARRLAGELGRVLVLSDQAPGSVPSQGEESGAAMPGEAQQTRAGASNYVQWSFGRPMGNLALVNAGRSKATRRNFVEVANWGPSPLSLTVTIETLDSRQAGPQPFTVVGSAEQRLEVQAGRISRLVFEVPSDRPVRVSLPGDSLGADDQVLLLPENRPKVRAAVKIEDPDLRQLLERALDASGQALLVEERPEILFLGAGDPPQDPLAEARRPWRFHIPAQSGAVPQAGPLVVDRTHPLGQGLSLSAAIWAASPGPLPGTPVISSDNIPLVSARRALDASFDLWMRLYPPASNVQRTADWPIFFFNLLTWRQDMRPGPQRVNLRSGEAVQVGLRGSGQLDVEFPDGSRHSLTSTGGELSIPAPQPGLYRLRPEEGGSYSFVANLLHADESDLRAAASGRWGDWIDQAARRWEYADLTWFFLLAALAVLLFHQALTGGWLSRLGTAEEGGA, encoded by the coding sequence ATGCTTTTCCAGCCCTGGGGCTTGCTCATCTTGGCTGGAGTCCCCGCTTTGCTGGCCATCTACTTTCTGCAACGCCGCCTGCGCCGCCGCCAGGTCTCTTCCCTGATGTTGTGGACCACCCCCCGCCTTCCCCAGCAGGGCGGACGCAAATGGCGGCGCCTGCGCACCCCTCCTCCCTTCTGGCTGGAGTTGCTGATCATCGCGCTGCTGGCCCTGGCGGCCGCTTCTCCTCACTTCAAGCTGAGCGAGAACCGGCGTCCTCTGGCGGTGGTGCTGGACGACTCCTTTTCCATGCGGGCCGGCGAACCCCAGTCCCCCCGCGAGCGGGCCCTGCAGGCTTTGCTGGAAGAAGCGGGAGGGGGTCGTCACGCTCCCTTCCACCTGGTTCTGGCCGGCCAGGAGGCCTCCCTGCTGGCGCGCGACCTGGAGAACGAAGAGCAGCTCGAGCAAGAACTGGCGTCCTGGAAGTGTCAAGCCTCCAGGGCCGATCTGCCATCGGGGATAGCGCTGGCCCGCCGTCTGGCCGGCGAACTGGGACGGGTGCTGGTGCTCAGCGACCAGGCGCCGGGTTCCGTACCTTCCCAGGGAGAGGAGAGCGGAGCGGCGATGCCCGGCGAGGCGCAACAGACGCGGGCCGGCGCCTCCAACTACGTGCAGTGGAGCTTCGGGCGTCCCATGGGCAACCTGGCGCTGGTCAACGCCGGCCGCTCCAAAGCCACCCGGCGCAATTTCGTGGAGGTCGCCAATTGGGGGCCCTCGCCACTTTCACTGACCGTCACCATCGAGACTCTGGACTCGCGGCAAGCGGGGCCGCAGCCATTCACGGTCGTGGGCAGCGCCGAGCAGAGACTGGAGGTGCAGGCGGGCCGGATCAGCCGCCTGGTCTTCGAGGTTCCCTCCGACCGCCCGGTACGCGTGTCTTTGCCCGGCGATTCCCTGGGCGCCGACGATCAAGTCCTGCTGCTGCCTGAAAACCGGCCCAAGGTGCGTGCCGCGGTCAAGATCGAGGACCCGGACCTGCGCCAACTGCTTGAACGCGCACTCGATGCCAGCGGACAAGCCCTGCTGGTGGAGGAGCGTCCCGAGATCCTCTTCCTGGGAGCCGGCGACCCGCCTCAAGATCCTTTGGCGGAGGCCCGGCGGCCCTGGCGTTTTCATATCCCGGCCCAAAGCGGCGCGGTTCCCCAGGCCGGACCCTTGGTGGTCGACCGTACCCATCCGCTGGGCCAGGGACTGAGCCTGTCGGCCGCCATCTGGGCGGCTTCGCCCGGACCGCTGCCGGGAACTCCCGTCATCTCATCCGACAACATTCCGCTGGTCAGCGCCCGGCGCGCCCTGGACGCGAGCTTCGACCTCTGGATGCGCTTGTATCCGCCCGCCTCCAACGTCCAGCGCACGGCCGATTGGCCTATCTTCTTCTTTAATCTCCTCACTTGGCGGCAGGACATGAGGCCGGGTCCGCAGCGGGTCAATCTGCGCAGCGGCGAGGCCGTTCAAGTGGGCCTGCGCGGCTCCGGCCAACTCGATGTGGAGTTCCCCGACGGCAGCCGGCATTCCCTGACCTCGACGGGAGGAGAACTCTCCATCCCGGCCCCTCAGCCCGGCCTTTACCGACTCCGCCCGGAGGAGGGCGGCAGCTATTCTTTCGTAGCCAACCTGCTGCATGCCGACGAGTCTGATCTGCGCGCCGCGGCTTCGGGACGCTGGGGGGACTGGATCGACCAGGCCGCCCGCCGCTGGGAATACGCCGACCTGACCTGGTTCTTCCTGCTGGCGGCCTTGGCCGTGTTGCTCTTTCATCAGGCCCTGACCGGCGGCTGGCTGAGCCGTCTCGGGACGGCTGAGGAGGGAGGCGCATGA
- a CDS encoding vWA domain-containing protein, producing MTLLWPLWLLLLIPLAAALWVWPPPTRVLRLLRLVVLALLVTALASPVIELPRRAGTIVVVADRSQSMPEGFDASQREVLSLLDQSRSERGRLLLVSFAERAALEPSASDFAQSYQGTASRLSQAVERGLALIPGDGSGRLLVLSDGRWTGDDPTPLGHLAASRGVPIDYRLLRRPVENDLALVNVDAPDEVSPGEAYAIIAWVQSPSDQRADIELRGGGQVIARGSRQLQAGLNRLVFRDRSQGAGTVAYRLRIEGESSDPVQQNNLGRFLVSSSGKRPLLLVSESSSQGLAQLLRRGGLQVEVRSPRRIHWGLETLSGYSGVIVENVPADRLGRSAMQDLSAWVREAAGGLLMTGGRRSYGPGGYFQSPLDPILPVSMELRQEHRKFALSIVLALDRSGSMAVPVDGAGLTKMQLANRASLEVLDMLSDQDEFGLVGVDSAPHIVVPLGAVSEVKADRSLVASLAPAGGGIFVYEALKAAAAQALEAKNATRHVILFADAADAEQPGQYIRLLEEMRRAGITVSVVGLGTDADTDAPLLEDVATRGGGQLYFTEDAQELPRLFAQDTFLVARSTFIEKPTPVRFTAGLYSLMGQVLPQPPSIDGYNLAYLRPQAEQAALSGDEYEAPLVASWQAGAGRVLAYTGEADGEYTGPLAGWESVGEMWSGLARWTAGEEQSLPDHMLLRRTLREGLLKVELQLDPERRQGDPSRLPRLHLLRQLPGQPPQSEETTLRWTSPDVLEATLPARGSETLLPVVEMEGEGRIALPAVQMLYSPEYAPQDQERGASTLRRLAQASGGVQRLDLASTWGDLPRLPRRIPLRPWLLALALAILLAEVLERRSGWISARLGSLALPKEADSTPPRSTQEKVPIAADQSRQKAAPQAPPRAAAQEESREPASELGEALRQARRRAGRRTRKG from the coding sequence ATGACTCTCCTTTGGCCTCTCTGGCTGCTCTTGCTGATCCCTCTTGCGGCGGCGCTGTGGGTCTGGCCTCCGCCAACCCGCGTCCTGCGCCTCCTGCGCCTGGTTGTGCTGGCGCTGCTGGTGACGGCCCTGGCTTCGCCTGTCATCGAACTGCCACGCCGAGCCGGAACCATCGTGGTGGTCGCCGACCGCAGTCAGTCCATGCCCGAGGGATTCGACGCATCCCAGCGCGAAGTACTGAGCCTGCTGGATCAATCGCGAAGCGAGCGGGGACGGCTGTTGCTGGTGTCGTTCGCCGAGCGGGCGGCCCTGGAGCCCTCGGCCTCGGATTTCGCACAAAGCTACCAGGGGACGGCCTCGCGTCTCTCCCAAGCCGTGGAAAGAGGCCTGGCGCTCATACCCGGCGACGGCAGCGGACGCCTTCTCGTCCTTTCGGACGGACGTTGGACAGGGGACGATCCCACCCCGCTGGGTCACCTGGCGGCCTCCCGCGGCGTCCCCATCGATTACCGCCTGCTGCGCCGTCCTGTGGAAAACGACCTGGCCCTGGTGAACGTGGATGCGCCCGACGAAGTCTCCCCCGGCGAGGCCTACGCCATCATCGCCTGGGTGCAGTCGCCCAGCGATCAGCGAGCGGACATCGAACTGCGCGGCGGGGGGCAGGTGATCGCCCGGGGCAGCCGCCAACTGCAGGCTGGACTCAACCGCCTGGTCTTTCGCGACCGTTCCCAAGGAGCCGGAACCGTGGCTTACCGGCTGCGCATCGAAGGAGAGAGCTCCGATCCCGTCCAGCAAAACAACCTGGGGCGGTTTCTGGTCAGCTCCAGCGGAAAGCGGCCGCTGCTGCTGGTCAGTGAAAGCTCCTCGCAGGGGCTGGCCCAACTGCTGCGGAGAGGAGGTCTGCAGGTCGAGGTGCGCAGTCCGAGGCGGATTCACTGGGGTTTGGAGACGCTTTCCGGCTACTCCGGGGTGATTGTGGAGAACGTGCCCGCCGACCGGCTGGGCCGCTCCGCCATGCAGGACCTCTCGGCCTGGGTGCGGGAGGCCGCCGGCGGACTGCTCATGACCGGAGGACGCCGCTCCTACGGGCCGGGCGGGTACTTTCAGTCGCCTCTCGACCCCATCCTTCCGGTGTCGATGGAACTGCGCCAGGAACATCGCAAATTCGCCCTCTCCATCGTCCTCGCGCTGGATCGCTCGGGCAGCATGGCGGTTCCGGTGGACGGCGCCGGCTTGACCAAGATGCAATTGGCCAACCGGGCCTCATTGGAAGTCCTCGACATGCTCAGCGACCAGGACGAGTTCGGACTGGTGGGCGTCGACAGCGCGCCCCATATCGTGGTTCCGCTGGGGGCCGTGTCCGAGGTCAAAGCCGACCGCTCTCTGGTCGCTTCATTGGCGCCGGCGGGAGGCGGAATCTTCGTCTACGAGGCCCTCAAGGCCGCCGCCGCCCAGGCCCTGGAAGCCAAGAACGCCACCCGCCACGTCATCCTCTTCGCCGACGCCGCCGACGCCGAACAACCCGGGCAATACATCAGGCTGCTGGAAGAAATGAGGAGGGCCGGCATCACCGTTTCCGTGGTGGGCCTGGGAACCGACGCCGACACCGACGCCCCACTGCTGGAAGATGTTGCCACGCGCGGCGGGGGGCAACTCTACTTCACCGAAGACGCTCAGGAACTGCCCCGCCTCTTCGCCCAGGACACCTTTCTGGTCGCCCGCAGCACCTTCATCGAAAAGCCTACGCCGGTTCGCTTTACAGCCGGACTCTACAGCTTGATGGGCCAGGTTCTGCCCCAGCCTCCCTCCATCGATGGATACAACCTGGCCTACCTGCGTCCCCAGGCCGAGCAGGCGGCCCTCAGCGGCGACGAGTACGAAGCGCCTCTGGTGGCTTCCTGGCAGGCCGGCGCGGGGCGCGTGCTGGCCTACACGGGCGAAGCGGACGGAGAATACACCGGTCCCCTGGCGGGGTGGGAATCGGTGGGCGAGATGTGGAGCGGACTGGCTCGCTGGACGGCCGGCGAGGAACAGTCTCTGCCCGATCACATGCTTTTGCGCCGGACCCTGCGAGAAGGGCTGCTCAAGGTCGAGCTGCAGCTTGACCCCGAACGCCGCCAGGGTGATCCCTCGCGCCTGCCCCGTCTGCACCTGCTGCGCCAACTGCCGGGCCAACCTCCCCAAAGCGAGGAAACGACCCTGCGCTGGACCTCGCCCGACGTGCTGGAGGCGACCCTCCCCGCCCGCGGGTCGGAGACGCTCCTGCCGGTCGTCGAGATGGAGGGGGAGGGACGTATCGCGCTGCCGGCCGTGCAGATGCTCTATTCTCCCGAGTACGCGCCTCAAGACCAGGAGCGGGGCGCCTCCACGCTGCGCCGCCTGGCCCAGGCCAGCGGAGGCGTTCAGCGGCTTGACCTGGCCTCCACCTGGGGTGACCTGCCCCGCCTGCCGCGCCGGATCCCCTTGCGCCCCTGGCTGCTGGCCCTGGCCTTGGCCATCTTGCTGGCCGAGGTGCTGGAGCGCCGCAGCGGCTGGATCAGCGCCCGCCTGGGCTCTCTCGCCTTACCGAAAGAGGCGGACTCAACCCCGCCTCGCTCCACTCAGGAGAAAGTGCCCATAGCCGCGGACCAGTCCCGCCAGAAAGCCGCCCCGCAAGCCCCTCCCCGAGCGGCGGCGCAAGAAGAGTCGCGAGAGCCGGCTTCCGAACTGGGCGAGGCCTTGCGCCAGGCCCGCCGCCGAGCAGGCCGGCGAACGCGCAAAGGCTGA
- a CDS encoding GMC family oxidoreductase N-terminal domain-containing protein, with the protein MRLTSREKALLQSVCDALVPSIASSEKGEVGEFWRRSAAHLPLQEFIAGFLGAQRPRVRRDFRRLLALLASPLLGLTWGGPFKPFDRLDARQREALLQSWSVSRFHTLRQAFNALKKLGLFAFYGYCPPDGLNPSWKALGYPGPQTNSGEAEPHGISSLEVESDLDLRCQALVVGSGAGGGVVAGELAQAGLDVIVAEKGGNYDESQFCNLESKMAERLYEGSGLATSHDGSVNLLAGSCLGGGTTVNWAGSFRTPDYVLREWARLYQLPQMLEQAYQQSMEAVCQTLGVTLQGPRHNPQNQALWDASLKRGDEVEVIARNIRGCPQPDGLACGYCGMGCRLGSKQSVLRTYLRSASRDGARVLCDTAIERLMIEQGRVVGALGHCRASDGRRYRVRIRADQVAVAAGSIHSPALLRRSGLENRWIGRNLFLHPTVGVTGFYGRPIHSWWGPMMSVVNNAFIHLDGDYGFKLETPPVHVAYCAPTVPWHSAQAHKEIMLDCARAAHFIVLTRDRYGGRVTLDRQGYPVVRYKLHRYDRAHMLKGLKEAARLHWEAGAESVLFHHNGPSHFASSAAFEEEARNISSWGWEAGRFSLFSAHQMSTCRMAGSSRLGVVRPSGESWEIKNLYLTDASALPRCSGVNPMLTIMALAHQTAQHMKAAASSMIL; encoded by the coding sequence ATGCGCCTCACCTCCCGCGAAAAAGCCCTCCTCCAGTCGGTGTGCGACGCGCTGGTCCCCTCCATCGCCTCCTCTGAGAAGGGCGAAGTGGGCGAGTTCTGGAGGCGCTCGGCTGCCCATCTGCCCCTGCAGGAGTTCATTGCCGGATTCCTGGGCGCGCAACGGCCCCGCGTCCGCCGCGACTTCCGCCGCCTTCTGGCATTGCTGGCCTCGCCCCTGCTGGGACTGACCTGGGGAGGCCCCTTCAAGCCCTTCGACCGGCTCGACGCCCGCCAGCGTGAAGCCTTGCTGCAGAGTTGGTCGGTTTCCCGCTTCCACACCCTGCGCCAGGCCTTCAACGCCCTCAAGAAACTGGGGCTCTTCGCCTTTTACGGATACTGCCCGCCCGACGGCCTCAATCCTTCCTGGAAGGCCCTGGGCTACCCGGGGCCGCAGACCAACTCCGGCGAGGCCGAGCCCCACGGCATCTCTTCGCTCGAGGTCGAGTCCGACCTGGACCTGCGCTGTCAGGCGCTGGTCGTCGGCAGCGGGGCCGGAGGCGGAGTGGTGGCCGGCGAGTTGGCTCAAGCCGGCCTGGACGTGATCGTTGCGGAAAAAGGCGGCAACTACGACGAGTCCCAATTCTGCAACCTTGAGAGCAAGATGGCCGAACGGCTCTACGAGGGAAGCGGCCTGGCCACCTCCCACGACGGCTCGGTCAACCTTCTCGCGGGAAGCTGCCTGGGTGGCGGAACCACCGTCAACTGGGCCGGATCGTTTCGCACGCCCGACTACGTACTGCGGGAATGGGCCCGCCTCTACCAGTTGCCCCAAATGCTGGAGCAGGCCTACCAGCAGTCGATGGAGGCCGTCTGCCAAACCCTGGGAGTCACCTTGCAAGGGCCTCGCCACAATCCTCAGAACCAGGCCCTCTGGGACGCCTCGCTCAAGCGCGGCGACGAGGTGGAAGTGATCGCCCGCAACATCCGCGGATGTCCGCAGCCGGACGGACTGGCCTGCGGCTATTGCGGGATGGGCTGCCGGTTGGGAAGCAAGCAAAGCGTCCTCAGGACCTATCTGCGCAGCGCCTCCCGGGATGGCGCCCGCGTCCTCTGCGACACTGCAATCGAGCGCCTGATGATCGAACAAGGCCGGGTGGTCGGGGCCCTGGGACATTGCCGCGCATCCGACGGACGGCGCTACCGCGTGCGCATCCGCGCCGACCAGGTGGCGGTGGCGGCCGGGTCCATCCATTCGCCGGCTCTGCTGCGGCGCAGCGGACTGGAAAACCGCTGGATCGGACGCAATCTCTTCCTGCATCCCACCGTGGGCGTCACCGGGTTCTACGGGCGGCCCATACACTCCTGGTGGGGACCGATGATGTCGGTCGTCAACAATGCCTTCATCCATCTCGACGGCGACTATGGATTCAAGCTGGAAACGCCGCCCGTCCACGTGGCTTATTGCGCTCCCACCGTTCCCTGGCACTCGGCCCAGGCTCATAAGGAAATCATGCTCGACTGCGCGCGGGCGGCCCACTTCATCGTACTCACCCGCGACCGCTACGGGGGACGTGTCACGCTCGACCGCCAGGGCTACCCGGTCGTACGCTACAAGCTTCACCGCTACGACCGGGCTCACATGCTCAAAGGACTGAAGGAAGCGGCCCGCCTGCACTGGGAAGCGGGAGCGGAAAGCGTCCTCTTTCACCACAATGGGCCCTCCCACTTCGCTTCATCGGCAGCCTTCGAGGAGGAGGCGAGGAACATCTCATCGTGGGGATGGGAGGCGGGCCGCTTCTCTCTCTTCAGCGCTCACCAGATGAGCACCTGCCGCATGGCTGGATCGTCCAGGCTGGGCGTGGTCCGCCCCAGCGGCGAGAGTTGGGAAATCAAGAATCTATACTTGACCGACGCCTCGGCCTTGCCCAGGTGCAGCGGCGTCAATCCCATGCTCACCATCATGGCCTTGGCCCATCAAACCGCCCAACACATGAAAGCGGCGGCCTCTTCCATGATTCTCTAA